The following proteins are encoded in a genomic region of Verrucomicrobiia bacterium:
- a CDS encoding response regulator encodes MKTRVLLVDDEESFTRLLKLNLERTGQYEVRVENWGGAAAEAARQFKPDVVLLDVIMPQMFGGDVANQFKADPELKDYPIVFLSASVKPSRVAEHDGVIGGYPFIAKPASLEAVIAGIEKYARKRKAEEK; translated from the coding sequence ATGAAGACCCGGGTGCTGCTGGTGGACGATGAAGAGAGCTTCACGCGGCTGTTGAAGCTCAATCTCGAGCGTACCGGGCAGTACGAGGTCCGCGTGGAAAACTGGGGCGGCGCGGCGGCGGAGGCGGCCCGGCAATTCAAGCCGGACGTGGTCCTGTTGGACGTGATCATGCCGCAGATGTTCGGGGGCGACGTGGCCAACCAGTTCAAAGCGGATCCGGAATTGAAGGACTACCCCATCGTTTTTCTGAGTGCTTCGGTCAAGCCCTCCCGCGTGGCGGAGCACGACGGCGTCATCGGCGGCTACCCTTTCATCGCCAAGCCGGCCAGCCTGGAGGCCGTGATTGCCGGCATCGAGAAATACGCCCGCAAACGGAAGGCGGAGGAAAAATAA
- a CDS encoding DUF554 domain-containing protein yields the protein MIGTALNVAAIVAGGLAGSHPRWRLTQPREQQIKTLLGVLALVLGGKLFWEGTQGPFLHALKLWGLVLLSLMLGKMVGRLLGLQQASNRLGQYALQRLQAPGGASRRWDQALLVGAALFCAAPLAFIGSLQDGLHNFWFLLAVKAVMDGLAAQAFVPMLGRGIVLAALPVAAWQGLLTLGTRALVEAGWLSTFAPATSALHLVCGFLAVSVAVVIFEVRKVELANYLPALVVAPGLARWLL from the coding sequence ATGATTGGCACCGCGTTGAATGTGGCGGCGATTGTCGCCGGCGGGCTGGCCGGCAGCCATCCCCGCTGGCGGCTCACGCAACCGCGCGAGCAGCAAATCAAAACTCTCCTGGGTGTTCTTGCCCTCGTTCTGGGGGGCAAACTTTTCTGGGAAGGCACTCAAGGCCCATTTTTGCACGCCCTCAAGCTCTGGGGGCTGGTTTTGCTTTCCCTGATGCTGGGCAAAATGGTGGGCCGGCTGCTGGGCCTCCAGCAGGCCAGCAACCGGCTGGGCCAGTACGCCCTGCAACGCCTGCAGGCGCCCGGCGGCGCCTCCCGGCGGTGGGATCAGGCGCTCCTGGTTGGCGCCGCCCTGTTTTGCGCCGCGCCGCTGGCGTTCATCGGCAGCCTGCAGGACGGCCTGCATAATTTTTGGTTTCTGCTGGCGGTGAAAGCCGTAATGGACGGGCTGGCCGCCCAGGCTTTTGTGCCGATGCTGGGCCGGGGAATTGTGCTGGCCGCGTTGCCCGTGGCGGCCTGGCAGGGCTTGCTGACCCTGGGGACGCGCGCCCTAGTGGAGGCAGGCTGGCTGTCCACATTTGCCCCCGCCACCAGCGCCTTGCATCTGGTGTGCGGTTTTCTGGCCGTCAGTGTGGCGGTGGTGATTTTTGAAGTCCGCAAGGTGGAGCTGGCCAACTACCTGCCTGCGCTGGTGGTGGCGCCCGGTCTGGCCCGCTGGCTGCTTTGA
- the lipA gene encoding lipoyl synthase, translating into MSTTLEPSTIRRRLPDWLRLRLPNTAAFAQTRNLLQDQRLHTVCESARCPNHWECWSKGTATFMIGGDRCTRACKFCAVTTAKPLPLDATEPQRVAEAARRMGLRHVVITGVARDDLPDGGAEHFRRTIEAVRALNPGAVIEVLTPDFQDRDEALQCVLEARPEIFNHNLETVRRLTPAVRHRATYERSLSVLRKVKQWTGDTLYTKSGLMLGLGETAAELEEALRDLRQAGCDLLTLGQYLQPTPEHLPVVEYISPQQFAAYGRMARAMGFVHVSSAPLVRSSYHADDFQPQRPARP; encoded by the coding sequence ATGAGCACAACATTGGAGCCATCCACCATCCGCCGGCGGCTGCCGGACTGGCTGCGCCTGCGGCTGCCCAATACGGCCGCTTTTGCGCAGACCCGCAACCTGTTGCAGGATCAGCGGCTGCACACCGTTTGCGAAAGTGCGCGCTGCCCCAATCACTGGGAATGCTGGAGCAAAGGCACGGCCACCTTCATGATCGGCGGCGATCGCTGCACCCGCGCCTGCAAGTTCTGCGCCGTCACCACCGCCAAACCGCTGCCCCTCGACGCCACGGAACCGCAGCGGGTGGCCGAGGCCGCCCGTCGCATGGGCCTGCGCCACGTGGTCATCACCGGTGTGGCGCGTGATGATTTGCCCGATGGCGGCGCGGAGCACTTCCGGCGCACCATCGAGGCGGTGCGGGCGCTGAATCCGGGGGCGGTCATTGAAGTGCTGACCCCCGATTTTCAAGACCGGGACGAGGCCCTGCAGTGTGTCCTGGAGGCCCGGCCGGAGATTTTTAACCACAACCTGGAGACTGTCCGCCGCCTCACTCCCGCCGTGCGGCACCGGGCCACCTATGAGCGCTCGCTTAGCGTGCTGCGCAAAGTCAAACAATGGACGGGCGACACTCTCTACACCAAGTCCGGCCTGATGCTGGGGCTGGGGGAGACCGCAGCCGAGCTGGAGGAGGCGTTGCGGGACTTGCGCCAGGCAGGCTGCGATCTCCTGACGCTGGGCCAATACCTGCAACCCACGCCCGAACATCTGCCGGTGGTGGAATACATCTCGCCCCAGCAATTCGCCGCCTACGGGCGGATGGCGCGTGCCATGGGCTTTGTGCATGTCTCCAGCGCCCCGCTGGTGCGCAGCTCCTATCACGCCGATGATTTCCAACCCCAACGCCCCGCCCGGCCCTGA
- a CDS encoding TolC family protein codes for MYRSIHQTQQRVLKKTNDFNIDTPWSARKPESVQPPELIESRLETNRLVLSVQEALDLAVKNSREYQEQKESLYSTALALARERYKYQPRLFAGGDWALRRRSDGTKEGTLSASSGVNMTQLLASGGRLGLTLANDLFRYYTGDPRRTAVSSVSVNLVQPLFQAFGNNNDALESLTQAERNLVYAVRNFSQYQEQFALNILNDYFNILAQKDAVRNNYANYLSRVAQTERLEARAVDRQTRTEVDQAKQSELSAKNSYINAVARYQTLLDSFKIRLGLPLSTKLYLDDKALEEIAQVGLIPVTLDAEEAYRLATERHLPTLNAIDRFQDVQRRVRLARDKLKPNLTFIADASLQSERPTDWTRFDARQASAGVGLELDLPLDRKNQRFAYREALIAFEAQIRALTLTFDNLRNNIENGLRTIEQQRQTYLIQKKAVELAKVRVESTTMNLQAGNVAVRDVLEAQDALIAAQNQLTLSLVSYQQARLRLMLDIGALDTSKEKFWLQDHLVGFLPKAPEAAPVETEDKPVLPPDDYFNQ; via the coding sequence GTGTACCGCTCGATCCACCAGACCCAGCAGCGGGTGCTGAAGAAGACCAACGACTTCAACATTGACACACCGTGGTCGGCACGGAAACCGGAGTCGGTGCAGCCGCCGGAGTTGATCGAGAGCCGGTTGGAGACCAACCGGCTGGTGTTGTCGGTGCAGGAGGCCTTGGATCTGGCGGTCAAGAACAGCCGCGAATATCAGGAGCAAAAAGAAAGCCTGTACAGCACGGCACTCGCCCTGGCCCGCGAGCGGTACAAATACCAGCCACGCCTGTTTGCCGGGGGCGACTGGGCCTTGCGCCGCCGCAGTGACGGCACCAAGGAGGGCACCTTGTCGGCCTCCAGCGGCGTGAACATGACCCAGCTCCTGGCCAGCGGCGGGCGGCTGGGACTGACGCTGGCCAATGACCTGTTCCGATATTACACCGGGGATCCGCGCCGCACGGCGGTTTCCAGTGTTTCAGTGAATTTGGTGCAGCCTTTGTTTCAGGCCTTCGGCAACAACAACGATGCCCTCGAGAGCCTGACCCAGGCGGAGCGCAACCTGGTCTATGCCGTGCGCAACTTCAGCCAGTATCAGGAGCAGTTTGCGCTGAACATCCTCAACGACTATTTCAACATCCTGGCGCAGAAGGATGCCGTGCGCAACAACTACGCCAACTACCTGAGCCGCGTGGCGCAGACGGAGCGGCTGGAGGCGCGGGCGGTGGACCGCCAGACGCGCACGGAGGTGGATCAGGCCAAACAATCCGAGCTTTCCGCCAAAAACAGCTACATCAACGCGGTGGCGCGCTATCAAACGCTGTTGGACAGCTTCAAAATCCGGCTGGGTCTGCCGCTGAGCACGAAATTGTACCTGGATGACAAAGCCTTGGAAGAAATCGCCCAGGTGGGGCTGATTCCGGTGACCTTGGATGCGGAGGAGGCCTACCGGCTGGCCACCGAGCGGCATCTGCCCACCTTGAATGCCATTGACCGCTTTCAGGACGTACAACGCCGCGTGCGGCTGGCGCGGGACAAACTCAAGCCCAACCTGACGTTCATCGCCGATGCCTCCCTGCAAAGCGAGCGGCCCACCGACTGGACGCGCTTTGACGCGCGCCAGGCCAGTGCGGGGGTGGGGCTGGAGCTGGATTTGCCGCTGGACCGCAAGAATCAGCGCTTTGCCTACCGGGAGGCGCTCATTGCGTTTGAGGCGCAAATCCGGGCGTTGACGCTGACGTTTGACAACCTGCGCAACAACATCGAGAACGGCCTGCGCACCATCGAGCAGCAGCGGCAGACGTATTTGATTCAGAAAAAAGCCGTCGAGCTGGCCAAGGTGCGCGTGGAAAGCACGACGATGAACCTGCAGGCCGGCAACGTGGCGGTGCGCGATGTGCTGGAGGCGCAGGACGCGTTGATTGCCGCGCAAAACCAGCTTACTTTATCGTTGGTGAGCTATCAGCAGGCGCGGTTGCGCCTGATGCTGGACATCGGGGCGCTGGATACCAGCAAGGAAAAGTTCTGGCTGCAGGATCACCTGGTGGGCTTCCTGCCCAAGGCGCCCGAAGCTGCGCCGGTGGAGACCGAAGACAAGCCGGTGCTGCCGCCGGATGATTACTTTAACCAATAA